In Streptomyces canus, one DNA window encodes the following:
- a CDS encoding excisionase family DNA-binding protein: MADRLLTVAEVAVRIGTWEESGERFPRRLIEERRIAFVKVGRYVRIKESVVEAFIEANTVQPVILRPTALRRAA; encoded by the coding sequence ATGGCTGATCGTCTGCTGACGGTGGCGGAGGTCGCCGTACGGATCGGGACCTGGGAGGAGAGCGGGGAGCGTTTCCCGCGTCGCCTGATCGAAGAGCGCCGGATCGCCTTCGTCAAGGTCGGCCGGTACGTCCGGATCAAGGAGAGCGTCGTAGAGGCGTTCATCGAGGCCAATACCGTGCAGCCGGTGATCCTTCGGCCCACAGCTCTCAGGAGGGCCGCCTAA
- a CDS encoding tyrosine-type recombinase/integrase: MAGKRKSRRGFGRIRKLPSGRYQARYPGPDGVLRPADRTFATTTDADRWLAKKRIEIEDGRWIDPTEGQTTVREWAARWLAAVSPQLKHKTQATYRSLINSQINPVLGDRELSSLRPITVTEWVAQMRTKGLSPSRIRQAYRVLSQVMASAVDNDLIVQTPCRGVRLPRMSQTEPHILTPLEASRLVRKAEKPHDLLIALLAFAGLRVGEGFALRRNDVDVLGGTVLVDENLAEANGALVFDTPKSHQKRLLRVAPTLARRLGKHLETLPDDGDALLFTTPAGKPLRYNQWRKAYFNPAVLAAGLTDVTPHDLRASHGTWVADKYGVMTAAHRLGHSNASVTTRHYARPVAGRDDQVAEASDVWVNGHDHDRGARSGHDDDDDGLAGALVPV; the protein is encoded by the coding sequence ATGGCTGGGAAGCGCAAGTCTCGCCGTGGCTTCGGCCGGATTCGGAAGCTGCCTTCAGGGAGGTATCAGGCTCGGTACCCGGGGCCTGATGGGGTGCTGCGGCCTGCCGATCGCACGTTCGCCACGACTACGGACGCTGATCGTTGGCTCGCCAAGAAGCGCATCGAGATCGAAGATGGTCGCTGGATCGACCCAACAGAAGGTCAGACGACGGTCCGGGAATGGGCGGCTCGCTGGCTGGCCGCAGTGTCCCCACAGCTCAAGCACAAGACACAAGCTACGTACCGATCGCTGATCAACTCGCAGATCAACCCCGTGCTTGGGGATCGTGAGCTGTCGAGCCTGCGGCCGATCACTGTGACTGAGTGGGTCGCCCAGATGCGCACGAAGGGACTCAGCCCGTCGCGCATTCGGCAGGCGTACCGGGTGCTGTCACAGGTCATGGCCTCGGCGGTCGACAACGACTTGATCGTGCAGACGCCTTGTCGAGGTGTTCGCCTCCCTCGGATGTCGCAGACCGAGCCGCACATTCTGACTCCGCTCGAAGCCTCGCGTCTTGTGCGGAAGGCTGAGAAGCCCCATGACCTGTTGATCGCACTCCTGGCCTTCGCTGGTCTGCGGGTTGGGGAGGGGTTCGCGCTACGTCGCAACGATGTGGACGTGTTGGGCGGGACGGTGTTGGTCGACGAGAACCTTGCCGAGGCGAACGGCGCTCTGGTCTTCGACACTCCGAAGTCTCACCAGAAGCGGCTCCTGCGCGTGGCGCCCACCCTCGCGAGGCGGCTCGGGAAGCACCTGGAGACCTTGCCGGACGATGGCGATGCGCTCCTGTTCACCACGCCCGCGGGCAAGCCACTGCGCTACAACCAGTGGCGCAAGGCCTACTTCAACCCCGCCGTGTTGGCGGCCGGCCTCACCGACGTGACCCCGCACGACCTTCGGGCCTCGCACGGGACCTGGGTCGCCGACAAGTACGGTGTTATGACCGCCGCTCATCGCCTCGGGCACTCGAACGCGAGCGTGACCACTCGGCACTACGCCCGCCCGGTCGCCGGCCGCGATGACCAGGTGGCCGAAGCCTCGGACGTGTGGGTCAACGGGCACGATCACGACCGTGGGGCACGTAGCGGGCACGACGACGATGACGACGGCTTGGCGGGGGCACTCGTACCCGTCTGA
- a CDS encoding bifunctional DNA primase/polymerase — translation MATTDRQATTLALAHALSAAERGLAVIPLSGTKLPALRSPHRDDSSSAAPCHGECGAFGHGVYDASTDPVRIRELFAAAPWATGYGIACGLPPHHLIGLDLDTKSGTDSSAALRELALRHLFTIPDTVVVLTPSGGRHLWLTGPPDAAVPNSAGRLAPGIDIRGAGGYLVGPGSRTDHGVYGTAPGTAHLAPAACPPALLRLLLPPPRPTHPATHPSAGDQGQGLVQFVLAAHEGQRNTRLFWAACRAYENGIGPALVAPLVDAALNTGLTEREARATIASAARMTGRRP, via the coding sequence ATGGCCACCACCGACCGGCAGGCCACGACGCTGGCCCTCGCGCACGCCCTGTCAGCCGCCGAGCGCGGGCTGGCCGTCATCCCCCTGTCCGGCACCAAGCTCCCGGCCCTGCGCTCCCCCCACCGCGACGACAGCTCCTCGGCCGCGCCCTGCCACGGCGAGTGCGGCGCGTTCGGCCACGGGGTCTACGACGCCTCGACCGACCCCGTCCGCATCCGCGAACTCTTCGCGGCGGCCCCCTGGGCGACCGGCTACGGCATCGCGTGCGGTCTCCCGCCCCACCATCTGATCGGCCTGGACCTGGACACCAAGTCGGGCACGGACTCCTCGGCAGCCCTGCGCGAACTGGCCCTGCGCCACCTCTTCACGATCCCCGACACGGTCGTCGTCCTGACCCCGAGCGGCGGCCGCCATCTCTGGCTGACCGGCCCGCCCGACGCCGCCGTCCCCAACTCGGCCGGCCGCCTCGCCCCCGGCATCGACATCCGGGGCGCCGGCGGCTACCTCGTCGGCCCCGGCTCCCGCACCGACCACGGCGTCTACGGCACGGCTCCCGGCACCGCCCACCTCGCCCCCGCAGCCTGCCCACCGGCCCTGCTCCGCCTGCTCCTGCCACCACCGCGCCCCACCCACCCCGCGACCCACCCCTCGGCCGGCGACCAGGGCCAGGGTCTGGTCCAGTTCGTCCTCGCCGCCCACGAGGGCCAGCGCAACACCCGCCTCTTCTGGGCCGCCTGCCGCGCCTACGAGAACGGCATCGGCCCCGCGCTGGTCGCGCCCCTGGTGGACGCGGCCCTCAACACGGGGCTCACGGAACGGGAGGCACGGGCGACGATCGCGTCGGCGGCGCGGATGACGGGGCGTCGGCCATAG
- a CDS encoding bifunctional MaoC family dehydratase N-terminal/OB-fold nucleic acid binding domain-containing protein, which yields MGDDPDTPPPQPDSHHSAANLLTRLKAYEGRPAAVAGVGKDPVNLPMIRHWCEALGDTNPVYTGSDAVAPPTMLQAWTMGGLTGHTGRSSAYDELLALLDESGCTSVVATDCEQEYLRPLRPGDRVTFDTVIESVSGRKTTRLGTGHFVTTRTDVRVGETLVGTHRFRILKYAPAQRKKTPPRPSRPRPVVNRDNAGFWEGVEQHRLLIQRCTSCATLRFPWLPGCAHCGGPDWDTVEASGEGSVYSYVVMHHPPFPAFDPPYAVVLVELAEGVRMVSNVVGTPYDKVRIGMPVRLDFRTYDGDLTLPVFRAAADEAAAEEAPV from the coding sequence ATGGGCGACGATCCGGACACCCCGCCGCCCCAGCCCGACTCCCACCACTCGGCGGCCAACCTGCTGACCCGGCTCAAGGCCTACGAAGGGCGCCCCGCCGCCGTCGCCGGGGTCGGCAAGGACCCCGTCAACCTCCCCATGATCCGGCACTGGTGCGAGGCCCTGGGCGATACCAACCCGGTCTACACCGGGTCCGACGCGGTCGCTCCGCCCACCATGCTCCAGGCCTGGACGATGGGCGGGCTGACCGGGCACACGGGCAGGTCATCGGCGTACGACGAACTCCTCGCGCTCCTCGACGAGTCGGGTTGCACCTCGGTCGTCGCCACCGACTGCGAGCAGGAGTATCTCCGGCCTCTGCGTCCCGGCGACCGGGTCACCTTCGACACCGTCATCGAGTCGGTCTCCGGCCGCAAGACCACCAGGCTCGGCACCGGCCACTTCGTCACGACCCGGACCGACGTCCGCGTGGGCGAGACCCTCGTCGGCACTCACCGCTTCCGCATCCTGAAGTACGCGCCCGCACAACGGAAGAAGACCCCTCCCCGGCCCAGCCGCCCCCGACCCGTCGTCAACCGTGACAACGCCGGCTTCTGGGAAGGCGTCGAACAGCACCGACTCCTCATCCAGCGCTGCACCTCCTGCGCCACCCTCCGCTTCCCCTGGCTCCCGGGCTGCGCCCACTGCGGCGGCCCCGACTGGGACACGGTCGAGGCGAGCGGCGAGGGGAGCGTCTACTCGTACGTCGTCATGCACCACCCGCCCTTCCCGGCCTTCGACCCTCCCTACGCCGTCGTGCTCGTCGAACTCGCGGAGGGCGTGCGGATGGTCAGCAACGTGGTCGGGACGCCGTACGACAAGGTGCGGATCGGGATGCCGGTGCGGCTCGACTTCCGGACGTACGACGGTGATCTCACCCTTCCCGTCTTCCGCGCCGCCGCCGACGAGGCCGCTGCCGAGGAGGCCCCCGTATGA
- a CDS encoding MaoC family dehydratase, whose translation MRAGDELPPLEIPITRTLIVAGAIASRDYQDVHHDPELARQKGSPDIFMNILTTNGLVGRYITDHFGPRTVLRKVAIRLGAPNYPGDTMVLTGTIEALEDTTATVRIVGTNGIGNHVTGTVTFWMRDAE comes from the coding sequence ATGAGAGCGGGCGACGAGCTGCCACCCCTCGAGATCCCGATCACCCGCACGCTGATCGTCGCGGGCGCGATAGCCTCCCGGGACTACCAGGACGTGCACCACGACCCGGAACTGGCCCGGCAGAAGGGCTCCCCGGACATCTTCATGAACATCCTGACGACGAACGGCCTGGTGGGGCGCTACATCACCGACCACTTCGGACCACGGACCGTGCTCAGGAAGGTGGCCATCAGGCTGGGAGCGCCCAACTACCCGGGGGACACGATGGTGTTGACCGGAACCATAGAAGCTCTCGAAGACACCACCGCGACCGTCCGGATCGTGGGGACCAACGGCATCGGCAACCATGTGACCGGGACGGTCACCTTCTGGATGAGGGACGCCGAATGA
- a CDS encoding lipid-transfer protein, translating to MSARARDALGGRAAIVGIGATEFSKDSGRSELRLAAEAVRAALDDAGLTAADVDGMVTFTMDTSPEITVAQACGIGELSFFSRVHYGGGAACATVQQAALAIAAGVAEVVVCYRAFNERSGRRFGSGVQHREPSAEGVALGWSLPFGLLTPASWVAMAAQRYLHTYGLGPEAFGQVAVTDRAYAATNPAAWFHGRPITLADHAASRWIVEPLRLLDCCQETDGGQAIVVTSLARARALPHRPAVVAAAAQGAGRAQEQMTSFYRDDLTGLPEMNVVARQLWRTSGLTPQDIDVAILYDHFTPFVLMQLEEFGFCARGEAADFVRRAELPLNTHGGQLGEAYLHGMNGIAEAVRQLRGTAVNQVPEAERALVTAGTGVPTSGLVLAGDA from the coding sequence ATGAGCGCACGCGCGCGTGACGCGCTCGGAGGCCGGGCCGCGATCGTCGGCATCGGGGCCACCGAGTTCTCCAAGGACTCCGGCCGCAGCGAACTGCGCCTGGCCGCCGAGGCGGTCCGCGCGGCGCTCGACGACGCCGGGCTCACGGCGGCCGACGTGGACGGCATGGTCACGTTCACGATGGACACCAGCCCGGAGATCACCGTGGCGCAGGCCTGCGGGATCGGCGAGCTGTCCTTCTTCTCCCGCGTCCACTACGGCGGCGGCGCGGCCTGTGCGACCGTCCAGCAGGCGGCGCTCGCGATCGCCGCGGGCGTGGCCGAGGTCGTGGTCTGCTACCGCGCCTTCAACGAACGCTCAGGCCGCCGCTTCGGCTCCGGCGTCCAGCACCGCGAACCCTCCGCCGAGGGAGTCGCCCTCGGTTGGTCCCTCCCCTTCGGCCTGCTCACCCCGGCCTCCTGGGTGGCGATGGCGGCCCAGCGCTATCTGCACACCTACGGCCTCGGTCCGGAGGCCTTCGGCCAGGTGGCGGTGACCGACCGCGCGTACGCGGCCACCAACCCGGCCGCCTGGTTCCACGGCCGTCCCATCACCCTCGCCGACCACGCGGCCTCCCGCTGGATCGTCGAGCCGCTCAGGCTTCTGGACTGCTGCCAGGAGACCGACGGCGGCCAGGCGATCGTCGTCACGTCCCTCGCACGCGCGCGTGCCCTCCCCCACCGGCCCGCCGTCGTCGCGGCCGCCGCCCAGGGCGCCGGCCGCGCCCAGGAACAGATGACCAGCTTCTACCGCGACGACCTCACCGGCCTCCCCGAGATGAACGTCGTCGCCCGCCAGCTGTGGCGCACCTCGGGCCTGACCCCCCAGGACATCGACGTGGCGATCCTGTACGACCATTTCACCCCGTTCGTCCTGATGCAGCTGGAGGAGTTCGGCTTCTGCGCCCGGGGCGAGGCCGCGGACTTCGTACGCCGGGCCGAGCTCCCCCTCAACACCCACGGCGGCCAACTGGGCGAGGCCTACCTCCACGGCATGAACGGGATCGCGGAAGCCGTACGCCAACTGCGGGGGACGGCCGTGAACCAGGTGCCGGAGGCGGAGCGGGCGCTGGTGACGGCCGGGACAGGGGTACCCACGTCCGGGCTCGTGCTCGCCGGGGACGCGTAG
- a CDS encoding SigE family RNA polymerase sigma factor — MTTPVCTSASKAAVPATQTLAYPSFASYVKARQPVLLRTARSLTANPSDAEDLLQTALTKTYVAWERIEDHRALDGYVRRALLNTRTSQWRKRKVDEFATDEIPEPDPLPGDDDPAEQQALHDAMWRAIMKLPARQRAMVVLRYYEDLSEVQTAEVLGVSVGTVKSAVSRALGKLREDPELVLAR; from the coding sequence ATGACCACACCCGTCTGCACCAGCGCTTCGAAGGCCGCCGTACCGGCGACGCAGACCCTCGCGTACCCCTCGTTCGCCTCGTACGTGAAGGCACGCCAGCCGGTGCTGCTGCGTACCGCCCGGTCGCTGACCGCGAACCCGAGCGACGCGGAGGACCTGCTGCAGACCGCCCTGACCAAGACCTACGTCGCCTGGGAGCGCATCGAGGACCACCGTGCCCTCGACGGCTATGTCCGCCGCGCCCTGCTGAACACGCGCACCTCGCAGTGGCGCAAGCGCAAGGTCGACGAGTTCGCGACCGACGAGATCCCCGAGCCCGACCCCCTGCCCGGCGACGACGACCCCGCCGAGCAGCAGGCGCTGCACGACGCGATGTGGCGGGCGATCATGAAGCTGCCGGCGCGGCAGCGGGCGATGGTCGTCCTCAGGTATTACGAGGACCTCAGCGAGGTGCAGACGGCCGAGGTGCTCGGGGTCTCGGTCGGGACCGTGAAGTCGGCGGTGTCCAGGGCGCTGGGCAAGCTCCGCGAGGACCCCGAGCTGGTGCTCGCCCGGTAG
- a CDS encoding long-chain fatty acid--CoA ligase, giving the protein MSPREDAVLSTMQDVPLLISRILTHGSSIHGTSQVTTWTGEPEPHRRSFAEVGARAAQLAHALREDLGVAGDERVATLMWNNAEHVEAYFAIPSMGAVLHTLNLRLPADQLAFIVGHAADRVVIANGSLLPLLAPLLPHLKTVEHVVVSGPGDRTALEGSHARVHEYEDLIAGKPTTYDWPELDERQAAAMCYTSGTTGDPKGVVYSHRSIYLHSMQVNMAQSMGLTDQDTSLVVVPQFHVNAWGLPHATFMTGVNMLMPDRFLQPAPLAEMIERERPTHAAAVPTIWQGLLGELTAKPRDVSSLTQVTIGGSACPPSLMEAFDKLGMRVCHAWGMTETSPLGTIARPPAHVAGTPEEFAYRLTQGRFPAGVEARLSGPGGERLPWDGESAGELEVRGPWIAGAYYNGPDAEPLRPADKFSEDGWLKTGDVGTISADGFLTLTDRAKDVIKSGGEWISSVELENALMSHPDVTEAAVVAVPDDKWGERPLATVVLKEGSTADFASLRAFLASDVCKIAKWQLPERWSIIEAVPKTSVGKFDKKVIRKRYAEGELDVTQL; this is encoded by the coding sequence ATGTCGCCCCGGGAGGACGCCGTGCTGAGCACGATGCAGGACGTACCGCTGCTGATCTCCAGGATCCTGACCCACGGGTCGTCGATCCACGGCACCTCACAGGTGACCACCTGGACCGGCGAACCGGAGCCGCACCGCCGCTCCTTCGCCGAGGTCGGCGCCCGCGCCGCCCAGCTGGCGCACGCCCTGCGCGAGGACCTCGGGGTCGCCGGGGACGAGCGGGTGGCGACCCTGATGTGGAACAACGCCGAGCATGTCGAGGCCTACTTCGCGATCCCCTCCATGGGCGCGGTCCTGCACACCCTCAACCTCCGCCTCCCGGCCGACCAGCTGGCCTTCATCGTGGGCCACGCGGCCGACCGGGTCGTCATCGCCAACGGCTCGCTGCTCCCCCTGCTCGCCCCGCTGCTCCCGCACCTCAAGACGGTCGAGCACGTGGTGGTCTCCGGCCCCGGTGACCGCACGGCTCTCGAGGGCTCCCACGCGCGCGTGCACGAGTACGAGGACCTGATCGCCGGCAAGCCCACCACCTATGACTGGCCCGAGCTGGACGAGCGCCAGGCCGCCGCCATGTGCTACACCTCCGGCACCACGGGCGACCCCAAGGGCGTGGTCTACAGCCACCGTTCGATCTATCTGCACTCCATGCAGGTCAACATGGCCCAGTCGATGGGCCTGACCGACCAGGACACCTCGCTCGTGGTCGTCCCCCAGTTCCACGTCAACGCCTGGGGTCTGCCGCACGCCACCTTCATGACCGGCGTCAACATGCTGATGCCGGACCGCTTCCTGCAGCCCGCGCCCCTCGCCGAGATGATCGAGCGCGAGCGGCCGACCCACGCGGCCGCGGTCCCCACCATCTGGCAGGGTCTGCTCGGCGAGCTCACCGCCAAGCCCCGTGACGTCTCCTCCCTCACCCAGGTCACCATCGGCGGCTCGGCCTGTCCGCCCTCCCTGATGGAGGCCTTCGACAAGCTGGGCATGCGGGTCTGCCACGCCTGGGGCATGACGGAGACCTCCCCGCTCGGCACCATTGCGCGCCCGCCGGCCCACGTGGCCGGCACGCCCGAGGAGTTCGCCTACCGCCTCACCCAGGGCCGCTTCCCGGCCGGCGTCGAGGCCCGCCTCAGCGGCCCCGGCGGCGAGCGCCTTCCCTGGGACGGCGAGTCCGCGGGCGAGCTGGAGGTCCGCGGCCCCTGGATCGCGGGCGCCTACTACAACGGCCCGGACGCCGAACCCCTGCGTCCCGCCGACAAGTTCAGCGAGGACGGCTGGCTGAAGACCGGCGACGTCGGCACCATCTCCGCCGACGGCTTCCTCACCCTCACCGACCGCGCCAAGGACGTCATCAAGTCCGGCGGCGAGTGGATCTCCTCGGTCGAGCTGGAGAACGCCCTGATGTCCCACCCGGACGTCACCGAGGCCGCCGTCGTCGCCGTCCCCGACGACAAGTGGGGCGAGCGCCCGCTGGCCACGGTCGTCCTCAAGGAGGGCTCCACCGCGGACTTCGCGTCCCTGCGCGCCTTCCTCGCGAGCGACGTCTGCAAGATCGCCAAGTGGCAGCTCCCGGAGCGCTGGTCGATCATCGAGGCGGTCCCGAAGACGAGCGTCGGGAAGTTCGACAAAAAGGTGATCCGCAAGCGCTACGCGGAGGGTGAGCTGGACGTCACCCAGCTCTGA
- a CDS encoding MFS transporter, whose protein sequence is MPTATVTRGRPTQAPARRAGSLLLVLIAVCTAVTAANIYLAAPLLPLIARDYGSTPSAVAWVASVAQFGYAFGLLVFAPLGDRVNRRRLVAVLSLVTTAALTAAALATGTTALAAAVLVASAATVVPQLLVPLVAQRAPADRRARHVAAVIAGLFTGIVAARVLGGLIGQAYGWRVVFVGAAALTAVLGLATAYALPVERVHRSGPLFSGLTALPSVVRRSPDLWRACVRQAGMYGAWSALWTSLALLLTGSSYGLSTATAGLFGLFGLAASVVAPLAGGFVDRFGAAKVVRSAYLLAAVSVPLFWFGGHAMGALFVAAIAVHAALVASHVANQTVALTTTSTPATANTAYVVAGFAGGATASALAGSAFGWWGWGGVCAVAGVWLGLGWLATSVRR, encoded by the coding sequence ATGCCGACAGCAACCGTCACCCGAGGACGGCCCACGCAGGCCCCCGCCCGGCGCGCGGGCTCGCTCCTCCTCGTCCTCATCGCCGTCTGCACCGCCGTCACGGCCGCCAACATCTACCTCGCGGCCCCGCTGCTCCCCCTCATCGCCCGCGACTACGGCTCGACGCCCTCCGCGGTGGCCTGGGTCGCCTCGGTCGCGCAGTTCGGCTACGCCTTCGGGCTGCTCGTCTTCGCCCCGCTCGGCGACAGGGTGAACCGACGGCGCCTGGTCGCCGTCCTCTCGCTCGTCACCACCGCGGCCCTGACCGCCGCCGCGCTCGCCACCGGCACCACCGCCCTCGCGGCCGCCGTCCTCGTCGCCTCCGCGGCGACCGTCGTCCCCCAGCTGCTGGTCCCGCTGGTCGCCCAGCGCGCCCCCGCCGACCGCCGGGCCCGCCATGTCGCGGCCGTCATCGCGGGCCTGTTCACCGGTATCGTCGCGGCCCGTGTGCTCGGCGGCCTGATCGGTCAGGCCTACGGCTGGCGGGTGGTCTTCGTGGGCGCGGCCGCCCTGACCGCCGTCCTCGGCCTCGCGACGGCCTACGCCCTGCCGGTCGAACGAGTCCACCGCTCCGGCCCGCTCTTCTCGGGCCTCACCGCCCTGCCGTCCGTCGTCCGCCGCTCGCCCGACCTGTGGCGCGCGTGCGTGCGGCAGGCGGGGATGTACGGCGCCTGGAGCGCGCTGTGGACCTCACTGGCCCTCCTGCTGACCGGCTCGTCCTACGGCCTGTCGACCGCGACCGCCGGGCTCTTCGGCCTCTTCGGGCTGGCGGCCAGCGTCGTGGCGCCCCTGGCCGGGGGGTTCGTGGACCGCTTCGGCGCCGCCAAGGTCGTACGGTCGGCGTATCTGCTCGCCGCCGTGTCCGTGCCGCTGTTCTGGTTCGGCGGACATGCCATGGGGGCCCTGTTCGTCGCGGCGATCGCCGTCCACGCGGCCCTGGTCGCCTCCCACGTCGCCAACCAGACCGTCGCCCTGACGACGACCTCGACCCCGGCCACCGCCAACACGGCGTATGTCGTGGCGGGGTTCGCCGGCGGCGCGACGGCGTCCGCGCTCGCCGGGTCGGCCTTCGGATGGTGGGGCTGGGGCGGGGTGTGCGCCGTGGCGGGAGTGTGGCTGGGGTTGGGGTGGCTCGCCACTTCGGTACGGCGGTGA
- a CDS encoding TetR family transcriptional regulator — MAAVRDPEATRARIFEAAVAEFARYGIAGARIDRIATEAKANKQLIYAYFGNKAELFTKVLGKVMLDLAAAVPVDPDDIEGWIDRVMDYHAAHPEVLRLLFWEGMEYGADELPDETERQEHYRHKIEALQDAQDRGALSDAIPARDLLFLLIALANWAVVVPQMRRIVVGAEESDHERLRASVREAARRLVTK, encoded by the coding sequence ATGGCAGCAGTAAGGGACCCCGAGGCCACCCGGGCCCGGATCTTCGAGGCGGCGGTCGCCGAGTTCGCCCGCTACGGCATCGCGGGCGCCCGCATCGACCGCATCGCGACCGAGGCCAAGGCCAACAAGCAGCTGATCTACGCCTACTTCGGCAACAAGGCGGAGCTGTTCACGAAGGTCCTCGGGAAGGTCATGCTCGACCTGGCCGCCGCCGTCCCCGTCGACCCGGACGACATCGAGGGCTGGATCGACCGCGTGATGGACTACCACGCCGCCCACCCCGAGGTGCTGCGCCTGCTCTTCTGGGAGGGAATGGAGTACGGCGCCGACGAGCTGCCCGACGAGACCGAGCGCCAGGAGCACTACCGGCACAAGATCGAGGCCCTCCAGGACGCCCAGGACCGAGGCGCCCTCAGCGACGCGATCCCGGCCCGCGACCTGCTGTTCCTGCTGATCGCCCTCGCCAACTGGGCCGTGGTCGTCCCCCAGATGAGGCGGATCGTCGTGGGCGCCGAGGAGAGCGACCATGAGCGGCTGCGGGCCTCGGTGCGGGAGGCGGCGCGGAGACTGGTCACGAAGTAG